A genomic stretch from Argiope bruennichi chromosome 2, qqArgBrue1.1, whole genome shotgun sequence includes:
- the LOC129959768 gene encoding peptidyl-prolyl cis-trans isomerase D-like — protein MSAPLTGNPHVFLDIKIGEERVGRIIIELFKNIVPKTAENFRALCTGEKGIGKYGKPLHYKGSSFHRVIRRFMVQGGDFIKGNGQGSESIYGECFEDENFTLKHDQPGLLSMANSGPNTNGCQFFITAVPTPHLDNKHVVFGRVKKGMGVVNELENTITENDEPLEPCIIENCGEIEPGEDFGLNECDGTEDTYAPFPDDCGELDFKDIDHILWVAEQVKLSGNGFFRKEDYVTANMKYKKALRYLNKLHEVNEVDAELEKRLNAVVLPCILNSAACKLKLKLYDRALEDCDEALDIEAKNPKALYRRGQAFHGKGDYERSLTDLHEALRLAPNDKSVIAELAAVRGEMRAYKAKERKAYAKFFA, from the exons ATGTCTGCACCGTTGACTGGAAATCCACACGtgtttttagatataaaaataggCGAAGAAAGAG ttggcagaataataatagaattatttaagaACATAGTACCTAAAACAGCAGAGAATTTCCGAGCTTTATGTACAGGTGAAAAAGGGATAGGAAAGTATGGAAAGCCTTTGCATTATAAAGGCTCTTCTTTTCATCGAG TAATTCGTAGATTTATGGTTCAAGGAGGAGATTTTATCAAAGGAAATGGCCAAGGTTCCGAGAGTATTTATGGTGAATGTTTTGAAGATGAAAATTTCAccttaaaa caTGATCAGCCAGGACTTCTTAGTATGGCTAATAGTGGTCCCAACACTAATGGCTGTCAATTTTTTATCACTGCTGTTCCTACACCACATTTAGACAACAAACATGTTGTGTTTGGAAGAGTGAAGAAAGGAATGGGAGTTGTGAATGAATTAGAGAACACCATTACAGAAAATGATGAACCTTTAGAA CCTTGTATAATTGAAAACTGTGGAGAAATTGAACCTGGTGAAGACTTCGGGCTAAATGAATGTGATGGGACTGAAGATACTTATGCACCGTTTCCAGATGATTGTGGTGAATTGGATTTTAAAGAT ATTGATCACATACTCTGGGTTGCTGAACAAGTTAAACTGTCAGGAAATGGTTTTTTCAGAAAAGAGGATTATGTTACTgccaatatgaaatataaaaaagctttaaG GTATCTTAACAAGTTGCATGAAGTAAATGAAGTGGATGCAGAGCTAGAAAAACGTTTAAATGCTGTTGTCTTACCTTGCATTTTAAATAG TGCTGCCtgtaaattaaagttaaaattatatgacAGAGCTCTCGAAGATTGTGATGAG GCTTTAGATATCGAAGCTAAGAATCCAAAAGCATTATATAGGAGAGGTCAAGCCTTCCATGGGAAAGGGGATTATGAAAGGAGTCTG ACTGATTTACATGAAGCTCTCAGATTAGCTCCAAATGATAAGT